Within Syntrophales bacterium, the genomic segment GATGATTAAACTTTATTTTTTGCATTCCTGAAATGACCTGAAAAGTGGTAAACTTTCCTCAGGAATGGGTGGCAGGTTTCACCAGGAATCAGTGGCAGTTTTGTTCAGGAATGGGTGGCAGGTTTGGGCAGGAATCTACATTGTGGTCTATAAAACAATCAAAAAGGTAGTACAGAGAAGATAATCAGGGCACCTTGGTCATCAGGGAATCGTAGTCGATTCTTCTGGTTATCGTATCGGTCGAGGCTTGAAAAATAGGTGCAAGCATGCTCGCAAGTTTGTCTTTTGCATAGTCAAGATAATTTTCTCTCGAGACACCATTACTCTTTGCCTTATCTATGAGTGGCATAACATCGGGAAGGAATTCATTGATTTCAGAATAAGGAAGGAACCTCACGTCAAGATTGATCATCACGTTTTCCGTATGAGTTCTGCAAGCTCGTCCAGTTTTTCAGGGCTGATCTTTTCTCCTCTCAGGGTTCTAAACACGAGAGGTAACTTTTTTACTAATTCCGTATCGCTCATCATGTAGGACGGTATCTGCCCTGCACTTGCCGCCGCATAATCGAAAAAGTTATACCACTCATCAGAGCCCTCTTTAATTTCCAGTGCCAGGGCATATTTTTCAAGTTTTTGCCTGGATGTCGGGGGGGGCAGAACACCCCTTTCAAGCTTGCTGATGTTGCCGGGATCAAAGTTATGCTCTAAACAAAACTTTCGAAGAGTAATCCCCTTTTTTCTCCTCATTTCTTTAAAAAACGCTCCAAAAGGCGTCCTTGTCTCCATATCACACCTCTCGCCAATTAGTGTTGTATTTTAAATACAACACTAATTGGTCTGTGTCAAGTGAACATAATGACCTTGCTAAATGTCTTCAAGAGCGTAATGTGTTCGATTTTGTCCCGCAGGAAAAAAGTTCTGAAAGCAGTCCGGGAAGGAAACTATGACATGAGTAAAATTTTTGGTTTAAGTGCGGCTAAGGTTTATGATCGATTGTAAAGATATTCTCTTAAAAAAACATTTTCCGGGGGTTCATAATTCCTGACGGATCAATGAGCTGATTCTTCAATTTGCGCATAATTTCAAGGCTGGCACCGTGTTCCAGGTCCATAAATTCTCTCTTGCCTATACCGACTCCATGCTCTCCCGTGCATGTCCCCTCAAATTCAAGGGCTTTTATGATAATAAGACGATTTACTGTTTCCACAGAATCCCATCTTTTCTCATCCTGAGGGTCATCCATTATCGCTACATGTATGTTGCCGTCACCCGCGTGACCGAAAACATAGGCATCAAAATCCCGAACCATCTCCTTAATAAATAACACCATATCACTGTAGCGGGAAAGAGGTACCGCAACATCCATAATTAACATTTCAAGACCGGGGTGGTTCCTCTTTATGGATTCTACCACCAGATCGACCGCGAAACAGATCGCAAGAAAACCAACATGTTTTTCACGGAAAAAGCGTTTTAAAACATGTAAAGTGGAATAAATGTATATTTTCACCACAAAACACATTTTTCCACGAATCCAGGTACAAACATC encodes:
- a CDS encoding helix-turn-helix transcriptional regulator, translating into METRTPFGAFFKEMRRKKGITLRKFCLEHNFDPGNISKLERGVLPPPTSRQKLEKYALALEIKEGSDEWYNFFDYAAASAGQIPSYMMSDTELVKKLPLVFRTLRGEKISPEKLDELAELIRKT
- a CDS encoding FAD-linked oxidase C-terminal domain-containing protein, which codes for MKIYIYSTLHVLKRFFREKHVGFLAICFAVDLVVESIKRNHPGLEMLIMDVAVPLSRYSDMVLFIKEMVRDFDAYVFGHAGDGNIHVAIMDDPQDEKRWDSVETVNRLIIIKALEFEGTCTGEHGVGIGKREFMDLEHGASLEIMRKLKNQLIDPSGIMNPRKMFF